A window from Chrysemys picta bellii isolate R12L10 chromosome 2, ASM1138683v2, whole genome shotgun sequence encodes these proteins:
- the LOC135981961 gene encoding SRRM2 protein homolog rsr-2-like, protein MMERGHNRDSEQCRVKVKELRQAYQKTKEANGRSGSEPRTCRFYAELHAILGGAATTTPPVIVDSGSGIVSSATPEDSADGEEEEEEEDELAESTQHSILPNSQDLFLTLTEVPSQASTQDSDPMEGTSAAANSSSLPPPSRRLSQIRRRKKRTRDEMFSEIMESSRSDRAHLNEWKETVSKYRKEASEREDRRDQREDRRDQREDRRDARDERWRQEDQRRQDAMLGLLRGQTDMLRHLVELQERLLENRLPLQPLFHPPPSPCSVSSSPRRVRTRGGGGGRFRTPSHSTPVDSPSKRLSFF, encoded by the exons atgatggagagaggccacaatagggactctgagcagtgccgcgtgaaagtcaaggagctcagacaagcctatcaaaaaacaaaggaggcaaacggtcgctccgggtcagagccgcggacatgccgcttctacgccgagctgcatgcaattctagggggggctgccaccactaccccacctgtgatcgtggattctgggtcggggatagtctcatcagcgacgcctgaggattctgccgatggggaagaggaggaggaggaggaggatgagcttgcagagagcacacagcactccattctccccaacagccaggatctttttctcaccctgactgaagtaccctcccaagccagtacccaagactctgaccccatggaagggacctcag cagctgcaaattcctcaagcctccctcctccatcccgaaggttatcacagataaggcgtcgtaagaagagaacgcgagacgagatgttttctgaaattatggaatccagccgcagtgacagagctcatctgaatgagtggaaggaaacagtttcaaagtataggaaagaagccagtgaacgtgaggacaggagggaccaacgtgaggacaggagggaccaacgtgaggacaggagagacgctcgagatgagaggtggcggcaggaagatcagaggaggcaggatgcaatgctggggctgctgcgtgggcaaacagacatgctccggcatctggtggagcttcaggaacggctgctggaaaacagactgccgcttcagcccctgttccaccctcccccctccccatgttccgtatcctcctcacccagacgtgtaagaacgcgggggggggggggggggaggttccgtacaccttcccattccaccccagtagacagcccaagcaaaaggctgtcatttttttaa